DNA from Zonotrichia leucophrys gambelii isolate GWCS_2022_RI chromosome 5, RI_Zleu_2.0, whole genome shotgun sequence:
TCCGGGACTGCCCCGCACTGACCTGAGCACACGGCCCCtgccccgccgccgcgcccgcaCTCGCGCCGTTCCGTGCGCCCGCACTCCCACAGAGACTCCTCGGAGCCGGAGCAGTCGGGGCTGTACGGCCACAGCGGCCCCGGGCCGGCACCCAAGCGCGCCCAGCCCGGGGCCTGCAGCGCcgtgccacagcccagctcccggCACACAATGGCCGcgtcctgcagctcccagccttcctggcacacccagctccagctgccaccGGAATAGACCTCCACACGCCCGGCACAGCGCCCTGAGCTCCCCACCAGCCTCACCTGCAGGCTGCCTGTGGGCACGAAAGGAgtgggctggggtggctgctTGGGGCACCGGCACCGCCAGCCCTCTCAGGACACCCACCTGAGCAGACAAGGTAGGTCCCATGAGGGATGTCAGCTGGTGCAGTGGTCATGCCCCTGTAATCACTGTAAAAATGACCCTCACTTATGGTCCGAGTAGACAGAACAGTGGTCATCTGCACAATGTCTTTGATCAttttttccaagatttttctctctcccaagTTGATATCCCGTAGGAAGGACTTCCCAGGGACACCCTGACTTTTCTCCAGTCCTCCACAGCCCAGATTCCAACACACATTGCTGAAATTCCGTAGCAGCgaaacctctcctggcacacGGCGCCAGGCCCCGGAGCTTGTCTCCGACTCCAGAAAGCCCTCGCACCGGGTCTCACCCTTCACCAGCCGCAGGGACTCAACAGCGCCTGTAAAATGACAGCACTCAGCCCTTCATTAAAACATAAGCGTGCATCATCGCAAACCATCTCCACTTTTGGGAGGGTCCCGAAAGGCCTTAAGGCTGCTCACAGAGCACCCGTACCCACCTGAGCAGTTGACGGCGGCGGCGTTCCCGGGGGCACAGGGCGGCTTCCCCAGCACGGCCACGGGGCACTGGCCCGGGTGCCGCTCGCTCCCGCTGCAGCCGAAGGCGTCCGGCCGCAGCGGCCCCTCCCCGCTGCCGAAGGAGCCTCCCGGCAGCACGCTGAGGGCACGGCCGCAGCCCAGGTGGCGGCACAGGACGTGCGCATCGGCCATGTCCCACTCGCTGGCGCACACGGAGCCCCACGTCCCCCTCGCTGCCACCTCCACGCGCCCGGAGCATCCCGAGCTGCCGTTCCCCAGCCGGAAGCCCGTGTAGGCTGCCACAGGAACAGCCTTGTGAGCACTGGTGGCGCCGGGAACCCAACtgcccccgctgtccccgccaCTTACAGGAGCAGATGACGCTGCCAGGGCcgctgcagctctggctctgggcCGGACGCCGGGCACAGGCGCTGAGGCGGGGCTCGGTGCCCTTGCACTGGAAACCCCCGTCCCAGAGTGATCCCGACACTGCCCCAAAACGGCCACTGCCGGCGATGGCGATCACCTCACcgcagcccagctccctgcacaccaCCTGGGCCACCTTCATGTCCACACGATCCTCACACACACCGACCCAGGCACGGCCCTGACGCACTTGCAGCCGCCCGGCACAGGATCCATCGCCACCAACCAGCCGGGAAAAGCCtgtgggagcagtgcagggccAGTGACAAAGGGATGTGCATGAAAAGCCTCAAGCCCCCACGCCCAGCTCCTACCTTGGCAGACAACGGCAGTGTCCAATCCATGGATGCTGCTGTTATAGGGTCCCCAGCCACGGATCTCGCAGTCCCAGAGCGTGGCCTCGTCCCCTCTGCAGTCCACCAGGGCCAGGCTGACCAGCCCATCCCCTACTCCAAAGCGGTCCCGGGCAGAGAAGGCGCCAGAAGCCGAACCACAACCCAGCTGCTGGCAAACCACCTCGGCGTCCTCCAAGTCCCAGTTGTCGTCTCCCACTGTGCCCCAGTGGCCCTGCAGCTTCACCTCCACCCTCCCGGCACAGGGACTGCCGCCGCCCGCCAGCCTCAGCTCCACGGCATCTGCACAGGGGCACCGGCACGGCTCACACCAGCCCGCGGTGCCCCAGCACAAGGCGGCTGTGCCAGCACGGCCAGCGTGTCCTCTCACCTGTGCAGGTCACCCCCACATCCCACTCGTGGCCGCAGAAATGCCGTCCCCATCCGAAGTGCGAACAGCTCTTCAGCTCAACCTCGGTGCCGTTGCAGAAGAAGGGCTGCAGCCAGATCCGCCCGCTGCCCGGCCCGAACGGGGCGTGCAGGGACGCCCTGGCCACCCGGCCGCAGCCCAGCTGCCGGCACACCACCACGGCCCAGCGAGCCTCCCAGTCGAAGTCGAAGGCGCACACGGAGCCCCACTCACCGCCGTGCTTCACCTCCACGCGCCCGGCAcagcgcccgccgccgcccacCAGACGCAGCTCCCCGGAGCCTGCGGCACGGAGGCTGCTGAGCCgggcccgccgccgccgcgggccCCGCTGCCGCCCGCCCGACACTCACCCCCGCACAGTCGCACCCACAcgagcagccccagagccagcagcggCCCCATGGCCAGCGGCCCCAGCCAGCGCAGCCAGGGCGCCTCTGCCAGCGCCCGAGCCAATGCacgctgcagcagcagcaccgggGGCAGCAGCCTTTATCAGCCGCCCCATCTCCCGGCCGCGAGGCCGCGGCCTCCAATAACCTGCTCCGTGCCCAAATATGAGCCTCGCCTGCGCCTCTGCCGTCACACACCTCGCCACAGTGGGCTGCCACCCGGATGTCCTCGGGGGGAGACAGCCCCCCCACAGCACCTGCCCTGCGGGGCCCCTCCCGCATCCCCCGGGGCTCcaacgctgctgctgctgctgcagcctgcccagagcccccctgATGGGGAGCATGGGCTCCAGCCCACATCCTACCGACAGCATCCACAGAGCCACTTCTAGGCAAGGCACCTGCAAAGCTCAAAGGCCCACGCTCGGGGCGCTCCCCTCCCGGCTGCTCGGAGCCCCCGGGGGGGTGGCAGCAGCCCCCGGCTCTCGGCGGGGCTGCCAGCTGCCCGGTCCCTCGCGGCGGCGCTGCCACATGGCGCTGCTGCCGCAGCTGCGGCCCCGCGCTCGCCTCgccccagggcaggaaggaggcGGTCACCCCCCGGCGGCTCCCGGCCTCGCCAGCGACCGCACGCTCCTCCCGACACCTGCGCTGCCGCCGACAGCGCCGCGTCTCCGCCGCCAGTTCTGCCCCGCGGTGATGCCACATTCCGGGGGGGCACAGAACCCACTTGATTTTGTGGGGACCCACCTGCGTTATCTTGGATCAAGCACCACCGAAAAACAAGGGGTGTaagagagggagcaggagctctcTTGAGTTCTCGGCTGTGTGTGAGCGTGGCAGTGGGTCTGAGCCACCCCCAGCAGCGCTGAGCAGTGACAGTGCCAGCAGAACAGCGTACTCCCTTACAGGGTCACTCCTGCAGCAGCGTAGTCACtgctgtgaaaaacgccaatctcttgtttttaaatttttaaaagtttaagaGTAAttaaatggttataaaaatagtaatactattagagtaataataatttggaaaatttgAATTAGGACCATATGAAACAATAGAGACAAAAGTTACggacgtccgggtaccttttactgggcagcacaagcccgagaaaggacacccgttaacagaggattagcccttaaaagcaacagcctgttgcatattcatacacttcatacatgatgcataaattccattcaaatacaggattctgtctggtcattgtcagcttcttcctccgAATCCTAACAGCGTCttcgaggcgggaagaagttaatttcttctgataagagggcaataaattctttttctctgaaagatttaggtgtcctgtgacTGCATCTTCCTGCAGGTCctttattcacaaaaaaaagtatcctatatagcatagtttctatcttaatatttttataatctaaaactatatttaacacactacttaagagaattaatacagcattactttgtAACACAAcacataatattcattttaatatttgcgaaaagccaatcataaaatacgcatttttcacaacCGCCATGAACCACCAGCCTTTCTGTGGGACTGAGGACCTGCCACCTGCCAGTGTCCTcgtgtcaccccaggacatctCGTGAGCTGCCCTAAACTCTGTTTAGCCCTGAGGTGTCGCCCCTAGGGTTTCGCACGGCGCTGCTGCGGCTGCCTGTCCTTCCGCCCGCACGCAGACCCAGCCGGGGCTGCCGGGAGGGGACGATCCGGCTGCGCTCTCCCCGCGGCAGGCGGGAACCCTCACAGCGGGTCCCCGCGACATTATCAACCTTCCACTCTACACCGCGGCCTTTGCATGTAGGTGGCGAAGTGCCACAGGAGGTTTCATTCCGGAACGCCTCCCGCGTCTCCTGGAATGACACCCCAGGAAGGTGGGGGGAGACGAGAAATCAGAACGACGTGGGAACCGGGAGCGCGGCTGCCCCTGCTGGACACGCCCCCCTATCCAGTGACCACGCCCCATTCTCGGAGCCCCCGCCCCGCAGCACCACCCCCGGGCCGGCAGGGGGAGCCCCGCGCAGCCGCGACGATCCGGAAAGAACCGAGCGGCGGCGGAGGCGGCCGAGCCAGGGCTGGCGGCGCGGGCGGAGCGGGCGCGATGGCGCAGCAAGTCGAGCAGCTGCGGGCGGACGGCGTGGACAAGGAGGTGCTGCGGGAGGGCACCGGGCCGCTGCCAGACTTCCGCGACGGCACCAAGGTCAGGTCTGCGGGGGGACGGGCGGGGTGGGGGATGTGGGAAGCGGAACGCGGCGGGGCAGGCGCGCATGcgcgccccccccgcccccccccctgCGTCGCCATGGTGACGCCGCGGGCTCCCCCTGGTCCTTCAGGCCACTTTCCACTACCGGACGCTGCGGTGCGGCGATGAGGAGACGCCGGTGGACGACAGCAGGGAGCGGGGGAAGCCCATGGAGCTCATCGCCGGGAAAAAGTTCAAGCTGCCGGTGTGGGAAGCGGCGCTGCGAACCATGCGGCCCGGCGAGCGCGCACGCTTCCGCTGCGACACCAAGGTGGGCGGGCCCGGGACCTGCCGGGGGCGTGGTCTGTGGCTCGAGGGGGTGACCTGTGAAGTGGGCGGTGACTTTGTGTGGCTGGCGCGGGTGGCAGGGCCCCCGGTGCGCTCCAGCCGCGCGGTTCGAGGCTGGAGCATCCTTACATCTTTCCTCCCGCCCTCCTCAAATTCCGGCTCCCTTCCCTCCCGCAGCACGTGGTGCTTTACCCACTGGTGTCCAAGAGCCTGCGGAACATCGCAGCAGGGAAGGACCCGCTGGAGGGGCAGCggcactgctgcagcattgCCCAGATGCACGAGCACTACTCCCTAGGGTACCCTGACCTCGATGAGCTCCAGAAGaacccccagcccctcatcTTTGACATCGAGGTGCTGAAGGTGAGGTGCCGGCATGGGGAGCTCGGGGTGAAAGTGTCCAGAAGACACACAGATGTGGCATGTGGGATGTGGTTTAGTAGTGGCCCTGACAGTGCAGGACTCGAGGACTCTAGAGGTCTTCTCCGACCTGGatgattccatgatcctgtTCTCTGATTGCATGATGGGGTGCTGGCAGGTGGAGCCACCCGGCTCCTACCAGCAGGACCCATGGGCCATGACAGAtgaggagaagctccaggctgtgccccagatCCACAAGGAAGGCAATGAGCTGTACCGTCAGGGCAAGgtgtctgaggcagctgctaaATACTACGATGCCATTGCCTGTCTCAAGAACCTGCAGATGAAGGTGGGTCTCCCCAGATACACACAGGCATCCTTGAGAATGCAGGGCTCGAGTGCTGCCCCTCACTCTCTCTGCTCTATctgccacaggagcagccaggctctCCAGACTGGATTGAGCTCGACCAGAAGATCACACCCCTGCTCTTAAACTATTGCCAGTGCAAGCTGCAGTGTGAGGAGTACTACGAGGTGCTGGACCACTGCTCCTCCATCCTCAACAAGTACGAGGGTAAGGAGCCACGAGCCACCCCAGGTGGCTCTGGAGGGCATCAGGACACCCCCAACCCTCCGCTGACTCCGGCTCTCTTCCCACAGACAATGTCAAGGCCTACTTCAAGCGGGGCAAGGCCCACGCAGCCGTGTGGAACGTGGCTGAGGCTCAGGCTGACTTCGCCAAAGTCCTGGCGCTCGACCCCTCGCTGCGCCCCGTGGTGTCCAAGGAGCTGCGCAGCCTGGAAGCGCGGCTGCGGGAGAAGGACGCCGAGGACAAGATCCGCTTCAAGGGCATCTTCTCCCAGTAGAGTCCGTGGCTGCAAGGGAGAGCCCAGTGCTCTCGGGACAGGTTCTTTAGATATTCCACATGTGGAATGGTCATGGATGTTTATTAATGTTTAATACAGATTTTACTTATTTGAAGTCAGTGGAAATGGCCCCGGAGCTcgccacagcctggggacacagccagggcttATCGTCACGCCAGGGATACGTGGGTGACAAGAGCCTGCTGCTTCCTGCCAACTTTTATCACTTATTGGATGTTTTTATACTTTATGGTGGCCATGGAAGGGCGGCACTgagcctcagccccagctccaacCCGTTCATGCCTGTTCTCCATGCCACGCCATTGTCACTTATCCAGGCTGCTGCTATCATCCCAACCCAGTGTCTCCTCTTGTCATGTCAGTGTCGGGAATATTTTATATAGAGTAACAGCTTGTTCCTGCTATCTCTATAAATCTGATCATGCTATGCCAAGATAAACTTAAGTAAAACCAGTCACACCCCCTGGTCACTACAAAAATTTGCTGCTAGAGGTAGAATGAGGGGAAACCAAGTTGGAGAGGGGGAAGGTATCAGCATCGGCACAGCCCACACACCCCAGGCTCTTTTCCCTAAATTGCTTGTGACCCAACTGCTGTGCCCCATAGCCATCTCCCTGTGGGACATGGTGTCCCTGGAGGCTCCCCAGGGCGTTTCCAGTGGATGGGAACCCTGCAGCCACAAGCACAGAGCACACTCGTGGGTGCTGGCACCTTGTCATAACATCTCTTTATTCAACACCAAAACGAAAGGGGGGGAACAGAGGAACCACTCTGGAACCCCAACCCAGCCCTGCGCTGTGACACCGGACGGAAATAAATAGGTGGGGAGGTGCCACTcgctctggggcacagccacagcccccagtTCTGCACAGGGATAATGACCCTGGGGTGCAGACCCCACTGGGCACTGCCCAACGGCCCCAAAGGACCacaggggatggggctgggggcagcagggaggaccCAGGGTGGCTCTGCCCTGAGGGGATCACTCTGGTCCTCTGGGGAGCTCTGAGCCTTCTCCCAGCACCCCCTGGTCTCAGGGGACCCAGCACCCTCATCTCCTTGCAATGGCCTCATggcccagcaccagctctggcCCCAGGTGCTCCTTGCTGGAAAATCAGGGATGTGGCAGAAGGGGGACATGGCCGTGCCACCCTCACTCCTCACCCTCCAGCTTGAGGCTGATGCTGCGGGGCTTGGTCCGGGAAAAGCCGGGGGGTGCTGAGGGGGGCCCCCCATCCCGCTCTGCCTGGCTGGAGCCCCGGGAGCGCAGGAGCTGGCTCTGCTTCCGCAGGAAGTCGACAGGCGCCGGGCAGCCATAGGTGCCTTTGCCCAGCACAGGCCGTGGGGGGCCCTTGGGGGAGTGAGCCAGGGCTGCGGCTTCCAGCTGGGCCAGGTGGGCAACATAACCCTCAGACAGGAactgcaggacacacagacagcctGAGCCAGTAGCCAGGGCCAGCTGGTGGGGTCAGCCATTATCCCCTATGTCCCCagtctgtccccagccctgccaccaccGTACCTGGCACTGGTTGTGGAACTTCTTGACGGCCCGTCCCACAATGTAGATGTGTGCTGGCGCAAGTCCCAGTGAGCTGTAGACGGAAACATCCTTGGTGGAGCCGTAGCCAGCGACTATGGAGatctctgcctgcccagggacaaGAGCATTAGGGCAAGGAacagcccttcccacagggaCAGCTACCCCTAAGGGCTTGGACACCCTCATGTTAAGAGGGATGGCTGGAAGCTGCCCCGAGAAGCTTCCAGCTCCGCCATGGCAATGCAGTCCAGTTCCCAGCATCCCCACCAGGATGCAGCACTGCCCCCAccaccccagcaccagccctgtgtcccGGCAGCACCGCCATGGCCACCTCGGTGCgcaggctctgcaggaaggcGGCTTTCTGGCGCAGCGGGTCGTGGGTGAGCCCGTCGCAGAAGGACACGGCGCCGTGGGGGAAGTTGTGCTGCGAGAGCCAGGCCACCACGCGGTGTTTCTGCATGTCGGGGCGCCCCGTCACGTAGATGATCATGTACCCCGAGTCCTGCCAGTGCCTAGGAGGGGACATGGGTGGCTGCCAGGAGCCTGTGTGGAGACAGTCCTGCTATGGGAGCTGGGATCTCCCAGTACAGCATGTGTGGGTGCTGCCTCCAaaacctccctgctcccagggatttTATCAAGGAGAaggcccagcagagctctggggaccACATCCAAACTTGGACAGGATTATTTTCCACAATAGGGCACCAGCACAGAGATGATGTTGTGCTGGAGGTAAGGGAGTGGTGGAATACCCTGCCCCTTGTCCCTGCTCTGACACTCTGCAGCTGAGTTGTCACACCATGAAAGATGGGGAAACTGACTCCCTGACTGAAGGGCACCCACCTTACAACGTCCACAGCCCCCGCCCGCACTTTGGGGTCACTGCCCATGATGGAGACGCTGGCAGTGAAGGAGCCATCAATGCTGAACACAACAGACTCGGTGCCACGGGCCACCACGGTCAGGTACGCCTCAGCATAGCTGTGGTCCCCTCTGCAAAGGCAGAGATGGTGGCTCAGCACCAGCtctcctgccagagcagcaggtgtAGCTCTGCCAGAAGGGCTGcaggagaaactgaggcaaCGCCTCACCTGACCACCATGCGCACAGGGTAGATCCCAATGGCCAGAGCCTTGTCTGGAGGGATGGTGAAGGTCACGCGCCCGCTGCCACTCGTCACCTCGGTGCCATAGTACAGCCACTTCCCTGACAGTGGCTGTGTCATGATGTAGATGTCCACctgagagagggaaatgggCTGGGCAAAAGCTGGACCCCCACATCCTGCTGCATCCCCACACAAGTCCTTACAACCTTCTCCCGCCACCCTACACAGGGTCCTGTTAACCATATCCTTCCCCTGCTGTGGGTGACACCAGCCCCATGCCCAGTCCTGGACATCCCACCCTGTTTGAGGGGTCCTGGTGGCCCCTGAGCCCAGCAATACCTTCTCCCCAGTCAGTGTCACCACGTCCAGGGGTCCATACATGAAGCGCCCACTGAGGACCTGCGCTTTTCCCTCACACACAATGACATCGCAGGCACGGTGGTTGGCCGTCACGTTCTGCAGGCACATGGGGtgttcagcagctcctggcggAGCTCCTGAGGCGCCACTGGGATaccacagggctgtgggattGTTCCAGAACCCACACACCCCAGGATGTCCCAGGTGGCCTCCCGCTGGCCACATACCCGGATCTTCACTTGGGTGCGCTTGCGCTGCCACTTCTCCCGCGGGATGGCGGGGCTGTAGATGGAGCTCTCCTCACTCTCCGCAGGCTGTGGCCCCTCCTTCTCCATCACCTGCCGGCAGCGCGGGACTGGCTCAGCCTCCATCGGCCCCGGCCTGCCACCCACCCCACTGGGCCCACCGTACCTGGCGCAGGATGAAGGCCACCACGTCGGAGGATTCCCAGTAGCTGGCGTGGAAGAGGTGGGGCAGGGTGATGGTGGGGAAGGCAGTTAGGGCGTCGGGGCAGTACAGAGAGTAGTCAATGCGCTTCGGGCCCCACCAGCGCTCCAGaactgcagggagagctggaatgAAGCCTTTTCCAGACCTCATCCCTTGTTGGGCAGCCTAAGGTGCCCACGTGGGATGGGGTGGGTGGGGATGACACTTACTCTTGACAACCTCGCTGGTGCTGGCAGGAGTGGGGGGCTCTGCCACCTCATTGCCCTTCCAGAAGCCCCCAAAGCTGCCAGTGGGGGTAGGGGGAGCAGCCACATCCACTTTGGGCAGGAACAGGGCAGAGTGTGTCTGCAGGGCCTCCGCTGAAGAGAGAGCTGGGTGAGcacacccagagcccctggggacacccaccaccccaaaacacccctcctgccctcctggagagccccagagcagtgggaagggCTTGCACATCCCCCTACCCACACCCAGCCAGGATGTGGGTGCTCTGGGTACCCTGACGTGGCCCCAGGGTGCCTGGCACCAGCCTGGTGGGAACTTGCTCACCCAACAGGGACGAGGTGCCATCACCCAGGGGGTACTTCTGGTATCGGGGCACGCTGAGTGGGGGCACAGCATGGAAGGCCTTGGCCAGGAGGGGCTCCAGGCGGGAGGCGCAGGGATCGGCAGCGTGGAAGAGGTTGTAGATCTGCTCACAGGCAGGACGCAGCTGGgccactgcagcacagagcagggtcagAGGCACCAGAAGCAAAATACCCAGGAGGGGTAAAGCAGGacacagcaaaaggaaaggCCGGACAGGGAAATTTGGGGCACCAGAGATAGGctgaggctggcacagagcaggaacaTTCAGCCACCCACCAACAcccacacagccagggctgggcatgcAAGGGTCTCAAACCCAAGCAAGGCTCTCTGGGTTGGTCCTGAGGAGCTCAGGCTTGTCAGGTGAGCGTGACTCAGGGACttgagccctgcagggagggtcAGGGGTTGGCACCACAGCGGGCAGGGATGCTCACCATCCAGAGCAGGCATGACGGTCTTGCGCAGCGCGA
Protein-coding regions in this window:
- the AIP gene encoding AH receptor-interacting protein — encoded protein: MAQQVEQLRADGVDKEVLREGTGPLPDFRDGTKATFHYRTLRCGDEETPVDDSRERGKPMELIAGKKFKLPVWEAALRTMRPGERARFRCDTKHVVLYPLVSKSLRNIAAGKDPLEGQRHCCSIAQMHEHYSLGYPDLDELQKNPQPLIFDIEVLKVEPPGSYQQDPWAMTDEEKLQAVPQIHKEGNELYRQGKVSEAAAKYYDAIACLKNLQMKEQPGSPDWIELDQKITPLLLNYCQCKLQCEEYYEVLDHCSSILNKYEDNVKAYFKRGKAHAAVWNVAEAQADFAKVLALDPSLRPVVSKELRSLEARLREKDAEDKIRFKGIFSQ